Proteins co-encoded in one Bremerella sp. TYQ1 genomic window:
- a CDS encoding redoxin domain-containing protein yields MKSHKARWAMALGLGMVCGSAAWAAGPTAEQALQLQPIQDNVDYQTPDASQIPKCQIGAEKVGNATGWVVTGPNGERLRVFLDTNNDKKVDLWSYYRDGVEVYRDIDTDFNGKADQYRWLGMGGTRWGLDEDEDGLVDQWKMISAEEVSAELVEATKTGDAGRFEVLLPTGKELASLGLTGQRAKDIAEKVEKGADQFAAWARQQKAIDGTTKWVHFGATRPGVVPAGTDGVSQDLVVYENAIAVLETGGEHGQIELGTIVRIGDAWRLIGAPVGAPGAADVAANPQGYFFSVSYSGNPAAAQGGMAAGGEIQEILNSLEVLDQKMGQATTPEQREKLAMDRVGVIKKVIAAANDDEMRENWIKQLADALSGGIQTGELSQGLDQLQSLADQVEKSAPKSDLAAYVRFREMSAAYTQQFQDPKADYAKIQEAWLAKLETFIDTYPKSPDAAEAMMQLAIAHEFAGEEEDAKKWYTRIRADFSGSVLGDKANGAIRRLDAVGQPFVIRGTTVDGKKLDSAAFKRKALLVHYWATWCEPCKDDMAVMRQMQAKYGARGFQLVGVSLDSSEDELKQFLGANRLSWPQLYEDGGLDSRYALEMGVLTLPTMILVGPDGKVISRSLHISQLDTELGKLIK; encoded by the coding sequence ATGAAGAGTCACAAGGCTCGATGGGCGATGGCCCTGGGCTTAGGCATGGTTTGCGGTTCCGCAGCTTGGGCTGCTGGGCCTACCGCAGAGCAGGCTTTGCAGTTGCAGCCCATTCAAGACAACGTTGACTATCAGACGCCTGATGCAAGCCAGATTCCCAAGTGCCAGATCGGTGCGGAAAAGGTCGGTAATGCGACCGGTTGGGTCGTTACGGGGCCTAACGGCGAGCGTCTGCGTGTCTTTCTGGATACCAACAACGACAAGAAGGTCGATCTTTGGTCCTATTATCGGGATGGTGTCGAGGTTTACCGAGACATCGATACCGACTTCAACGGCAAAGCAGATCAATACCGATGGCTCGGTATGGGTGGAACGCGTTGGGGTTTAGATGAAGATGAGGATGGCCTGGTCGATCAGTGGAAGATGATCTCAGCGGAAGAAGTTTCCGCTGAACTGGTCGAAGCCACTAAAACAGGCGACGCAGGACGTTTTGAAGTCCTTCTGCCGACAGGCAAAGAATTGGCTTCCTTGGGGCTGACCGGACAGCGTGCGAAAGACATTGCTGAAAAAGTCGAGAAAGGCGCCGATCAATTTGCTGCCTGGGCTCGGCAACAAAAAGCGATCGATGGAACAACGAAGTGGGTTCACTTTGGTGCGACTCGTCCTGGCGTGGTTCCTGCTGGAACTGATGGTGTCTCGCAAGATCTCGTCGTTTATGAAAATGCCATCGCAGTGCTGGAAACCGGTGGCGAACATGGCCAGATCGAACTGGGAACCATTGTCCGTATCGGTGACGCATGGCGATTAATTGGTGCTCCCGTGGGTGCCCCTGGTGCTGCGGACGTCGCTGCGAATCCGCAGGGCTATTTCTTCTCGGTCAGCTATTCCGGGAACCCTGCAGCTGCCCAGGGAGGCATGGCCGCTGGTGGCGAAATTCAAGAGATCTTGAACTCGCTGGAAGTCTTGGACCAGAAAATGGGTCAGGCAACGACGCCAGAGCAGCGTGAAAAGTTGGCAATGGACCGTGTCGGCGTCATCAAGAAGGTGATTGCTGCGGCCAACGACGATGAAATGCGAGAGAACTGGATTAAGCAGCTGGCCGACGCGTTGAGCGGCGGAATTCAGACGGGAGAACTAAGCCAAGGCTTGGATCAACTTCAATCGCTCGCCGATCAGGTTGAAAAGTCGGCACCGAAGAGCGATTTGGCTGCTTATGTTCGGTTCCGCGAAATGTCGGCGGCTTACACCCAGCAGTTCCAGGATCCGAAAGCCGACTATGCCAAGATCCAGGAAGCCTGGTTGGCAAAGCTCGAGACGTTCATCGATACCTATCCGAAGAGCCCAGATGCGGCCGAAGCGATGATGCAGTTGGCTATCGCTCATGAGTTCGCAGGCGAAGAAGAGGACGCCAAAAAGTGGTACACGCGAATTCGTGCCGACTTCTCTGGGTCGGTCTTGGGCGATAAAGCCAATGGGGCAATTCGCCGTTTGGATGCTGTCGGTCAACCGTTTGTCATTCGTGGTACAACTGTTGACGGCAAGAAGCTTGATTCGGCCGCCTTTAAGAGGAAAGCCCTGCTCGTTCATTATTGGGCGACATGGTGCGAGCCTTGCAAGGATGACATGGCCGTGATGCGTCAGATGCAAGCCAAGTATGGTGCTCGTGGTTTTCAGTTGGTCGGGGTTAGCCTCGATTCCAGCGAAGACGAACTGAAGCAGTTCCTGGGTGCCAATCGTCTTTCCTGGCCGCAACTGTACGAAGATGGTGGCCTGGATAGTCGTTATGCCCTGGAAATGGGCGTGCTGACTTTGCCGACGATGATTCTGGTTGGCCCAGACGGTAAAGTCATCAGCCGTAGCCTGCATATCTCGCAACTCGACACCGAGCTAGGCAAGTTGATCAAATAG
- a CDS encoding methyltransferase domain-containing protein, whose product MVASLDWQIIQCPKCHGTLELRDDIAVCQAEQCRATFPSTEGVPILVREDNSIFDTDQFLKKEDTFFRSIPKWREWISHRIPDVSLNVNADRTANKLLQLLKTRPGKSRVLVVGGGIVGAGLGHALNDLDIEWVETDVAWGPQTKIICDAHDLPFRDGSFDAVIVQAVLEHVVDPLRCVEEIYRVLNDDGVVYADTPFIQQVHGRQYDFTRFTRLGHRRLFRHFEEIDSGISCGPGVALAWSLRYFLLSFFSSNRMRGIVSFASRISFFWLKYFDYYLAKKKQAMDAASAFFFLGRKSPSILSDRELLSDYQGGF is encoded by the coding sequence ATGGTCGCCTCCCTCGACTGGCAAATCATTCAGTGCCCTAAGTGCCATGGCACCCTAGAGTTGCGTGATGATATCGCCGTCTGCCAGGCGGAACAGTGCCGTGCCACTTTTCCTTCCACCGAAGGCGTTCCGATCCTGGTTCGCGAAGACAACAGCATCTTCGATACGGATCAGTTCTTGAAGAAGGAAGACACGTTTTTCCGCTCTATCCCCAAATGGCGGGAGTGGATCAGCCACCGAATTCCAGATGTGTCGTTGAACGTCAACGCGGATCGGACCGCGAATAAACTGCTCCAGCTACTCAAAACTCGCCCTGGCAAATCTCGAGTTTTAGTCGTCGGAGGTGGGATTGTCGGAGCTGGCCTCGGTCATGCTTTGAACGATCTCGATATTGAATGGGTCGAAACCGACGTCGCTTGGGGACCGCAAACCAAAATCATTTGTGATGCCCATGACTTGCCATTTCGCGATGGTTCTTTCGATGCCGTAATCGTTCAGGCCGTTCTCGAACATGTCGTCGATCCGCTGCGATGCGTCGAAGAAATTTATCGTGTCCTGAATGACGACGGTGTCGTGTATGCCGACACCCCGTTCATCCAACAAGTACACGGCCGGCAATATGATTTCACACGCTTCACTCGTTTAGGGCATCGACGACTTTTTCGCCACTTTGAGGAAATCGATAGTGGTATCAGCTGCGGACCTGGCGTCGCATTGGCTTGGTCGCTGCGTTACTTCCTATTGAGTTTCTTCTCATCCAACCGAATGCGTGGCATCGTTAGTTTTGCCTCACGGATATCCTTCTTCTGGCTCAAATATTTCGATTACTATCTCGCCAAGAAGAAGCAGGCGATGGATGCCGCCTCAGCATTTTTCTTCCTCGGTCGAAAGAGCCCGAGCATTCTTTCCGACCGTGAATTACTTTCTGACTATCAAGGTGGTTTTTAA
- a CDS encoding nucleoside triphosphate pyrophosphatase has protein sequence MANFSVPLILASQSPRRQLLLKEAGYDVTVITPSPEAETPPRLDETPRESVLRIAREKAEDVATRVESGLILAGDTLAELDGKPLGKPRDREHAREILQRLRGRDHFVWSAVCLWKKPGNEILVDADQTTVKMAALSDDQIEEYLDSGLWEGKAGAFGIQDRTGWVEIDEGSLTNVVGLPMELLENMLRKMGASI, from the coding sequence ATGGCGAACTTCTCCGTACCTCTCATTTTGGCCAGTCAGTCTCCTCGGCGACAACTCCTGTTAAAGGAGGCGGGCTACGATGTTACGGTAATTACGCCAAGTCCCGAGGCGGAAACGCCTCCACGTCTAGACGAAACTCCGCGCGAATCTGTTCTGAGAATCGCGCGAGAAAAAGCAGAAGATGTCGCGACTCGCGTTGAAAGCGGGCTGATTCTCGCCGGAGATACGTTGGCGGAGCTCGATGGCAAGCCGCTTGGAAAACCACGGGATCGTGAACATGCTCGGGAAATATTGCAGAGACTTCGCGGTAGAGATCACTTCGTTTGGTCGGCGGTCTGCTTATGGAAGAAACCGGGCAACGAAATCTTGGTCGATGCTGATCAAACAACGGTAAAGATGGCCGCGCTTTCAGATGACCAAATTGAAGAGTATCTCGATTCGGGGCTCTGGGAGGGCAAAGCAGGCGCGTTTGGAATTCAAGATCGCACCGGCTGGGTCGAAATCGATGAAGGTAGTCTCACCAACGTGGTTGGCTTGCCCATGGAACTGCTGGAAAACATGCTGCGAAAGATGGGGGCTTCCATTTGA
- a CDS encoding RluA family pseudouridine synthase, whose protein sequence is MRGTEKFAIFDLPESATLAPLEVLYEDNHLIAIAKPPGLPTMGVSEGEKSAVTLVKAYLKKKYDKPGNVYLGVVSRLDRMVTGVLLFARTSKAAKRLNEQFRERSTEKSYEAIVSGNGIVETGKLTDWVRKDEKNHRMIASRNQTAGGQKAELMVESVETVSAGYRLKIKLMTGRKHQIRVQLSSRRVPIVGDRKYGSSVPFPAGIALHAAQLIIQHPVTRQNLTLTAPIPTNWHNFL, encoded by the coding sequence ATGAGAGGTACGGAGAAGTTCGCCATCTTTGATTTACCAGAAAGTGCTACGTTGGCTCCCTTGGAAGTTTTGTACGAAGATAACCACCTGATTGCCATTGCGAAACCGCCAGGCCTGCCAACGATGGGGGTCAGTGAAGGGGAGAAGAGTGCCGTCACGCTGGTCAAAGCATATCTGAAAAAGAAGTACGACAAGCCTGGGAACGTTTATCTAGGCGTCGTTAGCCGCTTGGACCGAATGGTTACTGGTGTTCTCTTGTTCGCACGGACGTCGAAAGCAGCCAAACGACTGAACGAGCAATTTCGAGAACGTTCGACCGAAAAGTCTTACGAGGCGATCGTGTCGGGAAATGGGATTGTTGAAACGGGCAAACTCACCGACTGGGTTCGCAAAGATGAAAAAAATCACCGGATGATCGCTTCCAGGAATCAGACAGCCGGCGGCCAAAAAGCGGAATTGATGGTGGAGTCGGTCGAAACGGTTTCCGCTGGATATCGACTCAAAATCAAACTAATGACGGGACGAAAGCACCAAATTCGAGTTCAATTATCGAGCCGGCGCGTCCCTATTGTGGGAGACCGCAAGTATGGCAGCTCGGTGCCGTTTCCCGCGGGAATTGCACTTCATGCTGCCCAACTGATCATTCAACACCCCGTAACTCGGCAAAACCTGACCTTAACGGCACCGATTCCTACAAACTGGCACAACTTCCTGTGA
- a CDS encoding serine/threonine-protein kinase, which yields MTAKQLEDAMKTLREGSLKHEFSDEELSEYLINADLLTQYQADQLSKGLTKLTLGPYVITDWIGQGGMGQVFKAEHNFMGREVAIKVLPQQRSTPESIGRFLREIRMQAQLDHANLVRAYDAGQDGNVHFLVTEYVPGTDLRRLVRAKGHLNQHQGASIISQAARGLAYAHEKKLIHRDVKPGNILVTRDGTSKVSDLGLADFMNDNSEESKLGKIVGTIDYLAPEQIRDPHDVSAKWDIYSLGCTFYYALTGKVPFPGGNVKDKARRHCEEPPLHPHRFNPNIDRELVEIIAEMMEKDPLRRITSASEVVARLEPWASDHRASDFTGQPIKSAWQPPPPVYTGAESARLNDTEAGSNVYELSESGSEQGSQYSQSTVQALMTDQDTKTIRESRRSSATPPPIPVVTRYTRREKQLIMALVFGLPASAVFGAIVAYVATVISQ from the coding sequence GTGACTGCCAAGCAGCTCGAGGACGCGATGAAGACGCTGCGCGAAGGCTCGCTAAAGCATGAGTTTTCGGACGAAGAGCTGTCAGAGTACCTGATCAACGCCGATTTGCTGACCCAGTATCAGGCCGATCAACTCTCTAAAGGTCTGACAAAGCTTACCCTTGGCCCCTATGTCATCACCGACTGGATTGGACAGGGGGGGATGGGCCAGGTATTCAAGGCCGAGCACAACTTCATGGGTCGTGAAGTCGCGATCAAAGTGTTGCCGCAACAACGGTCTACCCCGGAATCGATTGGCCGATTCCTTCGCGAAATTCGGATGCAGGCCCAATTGGACCATGCGAATCTCGTCCGAGCCTACGACGCCGGCCAAGATGGCAACGTTCACTTTTTGGTGACGGAATATGTTCCCGGCACCGATCTGCGTCGACTGGTCCGCGCCAAAGGGCATCTGAATCAGCACCAAGGGGCGAGCATTATTTCTCAGGCCGCTCGCGGTTTGGCCTACGCTCACGAAAAGAAACTCATTCACCGCGACGTGAAACCAGGCAATATTTTAGTGACGCGAGACGGTACGTCGAAGGTTTCGGACCTAGGTCTGGCCGACTTCATGAACGACAACTCCGAGGAATCGAAGCTCGGAAAGATTGTCGGCACGATCGACTACCTCGCTCCGGAACAGATTCGCGATCCCCACGATGTCTCGGCGAAGTGGGACATCTACTCGCTCGGCTGTACGTTTTACTATGCCCTGACCGGCAAAGTTCCATTTCCTGGCGGCAACGTCAAAGACAAAGCGCGTCGACATTGCGAAGAGCCGCCGCTGCATCCGCACCGATTCAATCCGAATATCGACCGCGAATTGGTAGAAATCATCGCGGAAATGATGGAAAAAGATCCACTTCGCCGGATCACCTCAGCCAGTGAAGTGGTCGCTCGATTAGAGCCTTGGGCTTCGGATCATCGTGCATCCGATTTCACCGGTCAACCAATCAAGTCGGCCTGGCAGCCGCCACCGCCAGTTTATACCGGGGCCGAATCGGCTCGATTGAACGATACCGAAGCCGGTTCGAACGTCTACGAGCTTTCCGAATCAGGCTCGGAGCAGGGGAGTCAGTACTCTCAGTCGACCGTTCAAGCGTTGATGACCGATCAAGATACCAAGACGATTCGCGAGTCGCGTCGTTCTTCGGCTACTCCGCCACCAATTCCAGTTGTCACGCGTTACACGCGTCGTGAGAAGCAGCTGATCATGGCGCTGGTCTTTGGCTTGCCAGCATCGGCCGTGTTTGGGGCAATCGTCGCATACGTTGCGACTGTCATCAGCCAATAG
- a CDS encoding ABC transporter substrate-binding protein: protein MIRSERTLAICFHYTLLGMFLWAMPAIVSGQQQDGDQEEKIPVEMTKPLIEREPYDLVTVASAKDKKPLRVKPVILPGGGPPTADRTGPQLKVELMDVPGREFAISWRNIERYQQFPQLLMEDARKRLETKNFDLAFRYLQRLRAEYPNYPGTNRILEELLVQNALERFQAGALDEALGMLEEAHRKFPQRKSIDKSIESVGLRLVQAEIDAQQWQSARMLIERFEKVYGDQFAASINQWRQDLARRAQTNMDKAKQLIEQKNFRDALESTELALSIDPTIDGGNEQLADLIRRYPQVRIATLALGESSPPHDTMTWTGRRNKRLFYRDLCEIVGYGPEGGEYVSPFGTVLRPVDRFELSVVLRDRQTPVTGFDLSRQMQDPASKQDASLSELTPLIENLTIREIRQVDLRLRLPHVRPEALLGFVPRKGNTSQFPVPPNGPYRAVKLKEPGHAYVPEKKSESAAARSPSEIQLLPFDSTADAMEALRSGEVHMVDRLDPATATRLLAESSEELVVDHYRAPTMHVLVPNLENPYLKNRDFRRGLLYGINRQEILNERLLAGKELDGCRMISAPIPIGVSPDDPVSYGYDLSIAARSYEPQMSIALRKLAEIKLREEAEEKKEALIPLSKLVIGHPDTEMSRQTCLAIVQYLKRMGLPCELKAVSAEATDPAKEGVDLLYVEVQVAEPLIDIPRMFATYVPNRHQTQYFQLALRQLGESRNWQEVRERFWSLHRLCHDDLLIIPLFQLQDHFVYRRSLGGIGYQPMTLFQQVERWDLAPVLDVAKN from the coding sequence ATGATTCGTAGCGAACGAACTCTTGCAATTTGTTTCCATTACACGCTGCTGGGGATGTTCCTGTGGGCGATGCCTGCGATCGTTTCAGGTCAGCAGCAAGATGGCGACCAGGAAGAAAAAATTCCGGTCGAGATGACCAAACCGCTGATCGAACGCGAACCGTACGACTTAGTGACGGTTGCTTCCGCGAAGGACAAGAAGCCGCTGCGGGTCAAACCGGTCATTTTGCCTGGCGGAGGTCCACCGACGGCTGATCGAACTGGTCCGCAACTCAAAGTAGAACTCATGGATGTCCCAGGCCGCGAATTCGCGATTTCGTGGCGGAACATCGAGCGGTATCAACAGTTTCCGCAACTGCTGATGGAAGATGCGCGAAAACGGTTAGAGACGAAAAACTTCGACCTCGCGTTTCGTTATTTGCAAAGATTGCGTGCGGAGTATCCCAACTATCCCGGCACCAACCGAATCTTGGAAGAACTGTTGGTCCAGAACGCCCTGGAACGCTTTCAAGCCGGTGCACTTGATGAAGCCCTGGGGATGCTGGAAGAAGCCCATCGCAAATTTCCGCAACGCAAGAGCATCGACAAGTCGATCGAAAGTGTCGGCTTGCGATTAGTTCAAGCGGAGATTGATGCCCAGCAGTGGCAATCGGCCCGAATGCTGATTGAGCGATTCGAGAAAGTCTATGGCGATCAATTCGCAGCGAGCATCAACCAATGGCGGCAGGACTTGGCTCGTCGGGCTCAAACAAACATGGACAAAGCGAAGCAACTGATCGAACAAAAGAATTTTCGTGATGCTCTTGAGTCGACCGAGCTGGCTCTTTCGATCGATCCAACCATTGATGGGGGCAACGAGCAGCTGGCCGATCTGATTCGACGATACCCTCAAGTGCGAATTGCCACGCTTGCGTTAGGCGAATCAAGTCCGCCGCACGATACGATGACATGGACCGGTCGCCGCAACAAACGCCTGTTTTATCGCGATCTCTGCGAGATTGTCGGATATGGGCCAGAAGGGGGCGAGTATGTTTCGCCGTTTGGAACGGTGCTGCGTCCCGTCGATCGCTTCGAGCTTTCGGTGGTGCTGCGAGATCGTCAGACACCGGTGACTGGTTTCGACTTGTCGCGTCAGATGCAGGACCCCGCTTCGAAGCAAGATGCGAGCCTGTCCGAGCTGACTCCGCTGATCGAAAACCTTACCATTCGTGAAATTCGCCAGGTCGATCTTCGCTTGCGATTGCCACACGTTCGTCCTGAAGCGTTGTTGGGCTTTGTTCCACGAAAGGGTAATACTTCGCAGTTCCCTGTTCCGCCGAACGGACCGTACCGTGCGGTCAAATTAAAGGAGCCAGGGCATGCGTATGTACCGGAGAAAAAGTCAGAGTCCGCGGCCGCAAGATCCCCAAGCGAGATTCAATTGTTGCCGTTTGATTCGACGGCCGATGCGATGGAAGCGTTACGTTCGGGCGAAGTGCATATGGTTGATCGGTTAGATCCTGCCACGGCAACACGATTGTTGGCGGAGTCTTCCGAAGAGCTTGTTGTCGATCATTATCGTGCCCCGACAATGCACGTGCTGGTCCCTAACTTGGAAAACCCTTACCTGAAGAATCGTGACTTCCGACGCGGCTTGCTTTATGGCATCAATCGACAAGAGATTCTGAACGAGCGCCTGTTAGCGGGCAAGGAATTGGATGGCTGTCGCATGATCAGTGCTCCGATTCCGATTGGTGTGAGCCCCGACGATCCTGTTTCGTACGGCTACGATCTTTCGATCGCCGCACGTAGCTATGAACCGCAAATGAGTATCGCTTTGCGAAAGCTGGCAGAAATCAAGTTGCGGGAAGAAGCCGAGGAAAAGAAGGAAGCATTGATCCCGCTTTCCAAGCTGGTGATTGGGCACCCTGATACGGAGATGTCGCGGCAGACCTGTTTGGCGATTGTGCAGTATTTGAAACGGATGGGCCTGCCGTGTGAGTTGAAGGCGGTCAGTGCCGAAGCGACCGATCCGGCGAAAGAAGGCGTCGACTTGTTGTATGTCGAAGTGCAAGTCGCCGAGCCGCTGATCGACATTCCGCGAATGTTCGCCACGTATGTGCCCAACCGACACCAAACGCAGTACTTTCAGTTGGCACTGCGACAATTGGGCGAGTCACGCAACTGGCAGGAAGTCCGCGAACGTTTTTGGTCGCTGCATCGCCTTTGCCATGACGACTTGTTGATTATTCCCTTGTTTCAATTGCAAGATCATTTTGTGTATCGACGTTCACTGGGCGGCATCGGGTATCAACCGATGACGTTGTTCCAACAAGTCGAACGATGGGACCTCGCCCCTGTTTTGGACGTAGCAAAGAATTGA